GTGCTATTCAAGAGGAACTAATAGGTAGAGTCAAACAGTCAGGTTTCTTTGCTGTACTTGCCGACGAAACTCAGGATGTGTCACGTCATGAACAGCTGTCACTTTGCCTTCGCTATGTTGACTGCTCTTCTGGAAAGGCTCTTATTCGAGAAGACTTTCTTGAATTTGTTCATGTTAGTGACGTTACAGCTGCAGCTTGAGCTTCGACGATCATGCAAAGGCTAAAATCATTCGGATTAGATTTGAAGAATTTAGTTGGTCAGGGCTATGATGGAGCCGCTGTGATGAGCGGACGGTTGAAAGGCGTAAGAACCATAATTACGAATAAATATCCCCGAGCACAATTCGTACACTGTGCAGCTCATACTTTGAACTTAGTTTTGGCTCATTCTTGCCAGATCCCTGCAATCAGAAACTGTATCGGGACTATTATAAGCATAATTAACTTCTTTAGACAATCAGCACTCCGAGATGGCCTTCTAAAAAAAACTGCGGACGAGATTGGAGCACCTCATTCAACCCTTATCTCGCTTTATGAGACACGCTGGACGGAGAAACACACAGCCGTTGAAAGGTTTTCCGATATGTTTCCCGTGGTACTTGTTACACTTCAAGCTCTCCAAGAGTCGGAAAGGGAAGTAGCAACCCAAGCTTACCAGTTGCAAGTCGCAATGGAAAATAGCCAGTTTATAGTGTCAATGAtagttttaaagaaaattttctcttatacatcaaatttgaaCCGTGTCCTGCAAAAACTCAATATTGACTTAGCTAATACTTGCAATTATGTGACAACAATTAAAACCACCTTGCAGAACCTACGTAATGAACAGGAATTCTCAAATCTTTTTGAGGAAGCAAGAAAGTTGAGTTCCACTGATATAAGTGCTCCAAGAGTAAGTGGTAGACAAATAAATCGCAGTAATATACCAGATCAAACTGCAGAAGTTTATTATCGACGAAATGTGTTCTACCCGTTTATCGAACACGTAACCACCGAGCTTGATGCTCGCTTTAAGTCTCACGAAGAAGCAATTTCAGGAATTCAGTTGCTTCTGCCTAACCAGACTCAAAATGCCGAAGCAGCAAAGAAATGTATAGTAGGGATAGGAGCAACATTTCTTAGTGAAGTGGAAATAAAAGGTTTGGTAAGCGAGTATGAGCTCTGGCACAATCATTGGTCTAATCAGGAAAAGCCCTTTACCGTATTAGAAGCTATGGACGGGTGTGACGAACTCTTTTTCCCAACGGTTAAGAAGCTTCTTCAAATCTTAGCGACACTTCCAGTGTCAACTGCCACGCCTGAACGCAATTTTTCCACTCTTAAGAGGCTAAAAACGTACTTAAGAAATAGAATGGGAGACGAGAGGCTTACAGGCCTCGCGCTTATGAGTGTGCATCGAAATATCGCGATAAAATTAAATGCCTCcgaaattataaataagttagctgaaagaagaaaaagaatgaACTTAATTTTGTTACAATGAGTAccttaagttttaataaattttttggcatgactttcttttttttttaataggtaCTCCAAAACCAAGATACGTTTAGCTCACTTAGCCTATGGGGAGCAAAACAAAAATCAGTGGTTAAACCCCCCCCCATTGAAAAGGTATAAATACGTCCCTGGGTACAGTTTTATGTAGCCAGCTCCCCGACTaaatactaacaaaattaaagtaATGGCAGGATTTCGAAGCTCCATTATCCATTCTTTTAATAAACAAGAAGTTCTCAAACGCATTTCTTAAAAGCAAATTGACAATATGTCATAGAACAATGTCAGGGTTCACAGCGACCTGGAAAGTCAGGGAAAATCAGGGAAAGTCAGGGAATTGCAAAATGGTCAGGGAAAGTCagggaaatttggaaatattctcaaaaagtcagggaaatttacaaaaaatttcaaaaagtcagGGAAAATcctaaaataaagtaaaatctgGAGTAACTCCAGATTTTAGAAAATCCTTGCGCTACGCCTCACCAGATGGCGCTTCTGAAATATTTTGCTGTGTTTCTCACTAGATGGCACCTCTGAAAGAGAATTTGCTGTACTTCTCACTAGATGGCGCCtctgaaaagaatttttttttggtgcCTCTGAAAAAGAATGTTGCTTTAATTTAATTCTTAGCTTCTAGATTAGATGGATTAATCTGCTTCTGTTAGTCTATGCAAAAAGTAGTTTTCTAATTTCTGTGTGAACCCATGCTGCTGACTACATACTCAAACATCTGGATTTACAATTAAAGCAAAgtaagttaattttattattccttcttagtttttattttatgttttaagtCATGACACTATATTTGTTATACTATTGTTTATGCTGAAAAGTAGGATAAACATTTAATGCCAATAATAGCAAAAATGCTATTTATTAAGGTTTTTTAAGCAACaatcatttagaaaatatttttattttagatatttatgcatttttatttctttttcagtaTAATGTCGAAGaagacaaaatttaacaaacagTGGCTGGATCCTGATTTGCATCCTGAATTCAACAAATGGTTGAGTGATGTTCCTGATAAAGTGAACCAATCATATTGCACAGTTTGccataaatttattgaactcAGTAATATGGGGATAAGAGCTTTAAATTCTCACTTAAAATCAAATGCTCATATAAAATCTGTCAGTGCAAAGTCTCAACAAAAGCCAGTtggaatgtttttttcaaaaaatcaaaatataatcagTCAAATCTCTCCTATTATTGAACCTTCTCAATCAACTCCTATTATTAAACCTTCTCAATCAAAGGGAAACGGTGAAACTCTATGTAGTAGTTCAAATACTATAAATTCATATCTACTCAAAGATGATGTTTTAAAAGCTGAGTGCCTTTGGGCGATGCATGtggttaacaaaaaaatgtctcaCAATTCATGTGCTGATATTAGTCAAAATTTTCAAGTTATGTTCCCTGACAGTGTCATTGCAAAGCAGTTCAAACTTGGAAGTTCCAAAGTTGCTTACCTAGTTTCTTATGGTTTAGCACCTTATTTTTTGAATCAGTTAATGGACCACATCAAGCTTTGTaatgattttgttatttgttttgatgaagCATTCAATAAAGTTGCCCATAAAGGGCAAATGGATTTAGTAATAAGATTTTGGTATGAACATTCGCACCAGGTCTCAACCCGTT
The sequence above is drawn from the Diorhabda carinulata isolate Delta chromosome 6, icDioCari1.1, whole genome shotgun sequence genome and encodes:
- the LOC130895777 gene encoding 52 kDa repressor of the inhibitor of the protein kinase-like, whose amino-acid sequence is MQRLKSFGLDLKNLVGQGYDGAAVMSGRLKGVRTIITNKYPRAQFVHCAAHTLNLVLAHSCQIPAIRNCIGTIISIINFFRQSALRDGLLKKTADEIGAPHSTLISLYETRWTEKHTAVERFSDMFPVVLVTLQALQESEREVATQAYQLQVAMENSQFIVSMIVLKKIFSYTSNLNRVLQKLNIDLANTCNYVTTIKTTLQNLRNEQEFSNLFEEARKLSSTDISAPRVSGRQINRSNIPDQTAEVYYRRNVFYPFIEHVTTELDARFKSHEEAISGIQLLLPNQTQNAEAAKKCIVGIGATFLSEVEIKGLVSEYELWHNHWSNQEKPFTVLEAMDGCDELFFPTVKKLLQILATLPVSTATPERNFSTLKRLKTYLRNRMGDERLTGLALMSVHRNIAIKLNASEIINKLAERRKRMNLILLQ